From a region of the Paenibacillus lutimineralis genome:
- the cydC gene encoding thiol reductant ABC exporter subunit CydC, giving the protein MKDNLTDQGWITPYFRLYSGRFALYLILGVLTLLSASMLMFTSGYLITKSSTMPYNILLVYVPIVGVRAFGIGRSVIHYVERLVGHDAVLRILSRMRVRLYRVLEPQALFIRSRYRTGDILGALADDIEQLQNVYIRTVFPSLVAIVLYATVVVALGMFDVVFALLAALYILILVALLPYISLRLTRRTNAEVKRERNGLYQQLTDAVMGIGDWVISGRHHDFLTDYERAEAIVANKERKLHVWSRWRGLIGQLVIGLAAVAMIYWSTGQAAAGHIDPTLIAAFVLVVFPLADAFLPVADAVERIPEYKESLDRLVRMEGQSGKGSGDNSLNKSSYRTESSLGSALQAHLKLEHVKFAYEEEGANSVDDVSIDIPQGKRIAVIGRSGAGKSTLLKLIQGALEPLGGSVMINDRAAVDYGEEIPRLISVLNQSPHLFDTTVANNILLGRPEASEEEILQAAEQARMGDLIASLPEGLNTPMRETGQRFSGGEQQRIALARVLLQNTPVLILDEPTVGLDPRTERALLSTIFQATSGKSLIWVTHHLVGAEQMDEIIFMEHGRIIMRGTHAELMEREPRYRNLYHLDRPIRIGE; this is encoded by the coding sequence ATGAAGGATAATCTTACGGATCAGGGTTGGATCACACCGTATTTTCGCCTCTATAGCGGCCGTTTTGCTTTGTACTTGATTCTGGGTGTACTGACTCTACTGTCCGCTTCGATGCTGATGTTTACTTCAGGTTATCTCATTACCAAGTCGTCTACGATGCCTTATAATATACTGCTGGTATACGTGCCTATCGTTGGTGTTCGGGCGTTCGGCATCGGCCGGTCTGTGATCCATTATGTGGAGCGATTAGTTGGTCATGATGCGGTGCTACGCATATTGTCGCGGATGCGGGTTCGCCTGTACCGTGTACTGGAGCCGCAAGCTCTATTCATCCGTTCGCGCTACCGGACAGGAGATATTCTCGGTGCGCTCGCCGATGACATTGAACAGCTTCAGAACGTATATATTCGTACGGTGTTCCCAAGCCTGGTGGCCATCGTGTTATATGCTACCGTCGTTGTGGCTCTAGGGATGTTCGATGTGGTGTTTGCTCTCTTGGCCGCGCTGTATATTTTGATCCTTGTTGCTTTGCTTCCTTATATTTCTCTGAGACTGACAAGAAGGACAAATGCTGAGGTAAAACGCGAGCGTAACGGACTCTATCAGCAGTTGACGGATGCGGTTATGGGGATCGGCGATTGGGTGATCAGCGGACGGCATCATGATTTTCTAACCGATTATGAACGAGCTGAGGCGATCGTTGCCAATAAGGAACGCAAGCTGCACGTCTGGTCAAGATGGAGAGGGTTGATCGGCCAGCTTGTCATTGGCTTGGCCGCAGTTGCGATGATCTATTGGTCAACCGGACAGGCAGCAGCGGGACATATCGATCCTACCTTGATCGCAGCCTTCGTGCTGGTTGTCTTCCCGCTGGCGGATGCCTTTCTACCTGTGGCAGATGCGGTAGAGCGAATTCCGGAGTATAAGGAGTCGCTGGATCGTCTGGTACGGATGGAGGGCCAAAGTGGCAAAGGTTCAGGGGATAATTCTCTGAATAAGTCGAGTTACAGAACTGAGAGTTCTTTGGGGTCTGCTCTTCAAGCCCACTTGAAGCTGGAGCATGTTAAATTTGCTTACGAAGAAGAGGGAGCGAATTCAGTGGATGACGTATCCATTGATATTCCTCAAGGCAAGCGAATCGCCGTGATCGGGCGCAGCGGTGCAGGCAAGTCGACGCTGCTTAAGCTGATTCAGGGGGCTCTGGAGCCTTTGGGAGGCTCAGTGATGATTAATGATCGGGCTGCCGTCGACTATGGTGAGGAGATCCCGAGACTGATCTCCGTATTGAATCAGAGCCCTCATCTGTTCGATACAACCGTAGCGAACAATATCTTACTTGGTCGCCCGGAGGCTAGTGAGGAAGAGATTCTACAAGCTGCCGAACAAGCCCGTATGGGCGATTTGATCGCCTCGCTTCCAGAAGGGCTGAACACGCCGATGCGTGAGACGGGACAGCGCTTCTCAGGCGGGGAGCAGCAGCGTATCGCACTAGCTCGAGTGCTGCTGCAGAATACGCCAGTCCTTATTCTTGATGAGCCTACGGTAGGGCTTGACCCTCGGACAGAACGGGCACTGTTGTCTACGATTTTCCAAGCAACATCCGGTAAATCGTTAATCTGGGTGACGCATCATCTGGTTGGTGCAGAACAGATGGATGAGATCATATTCATGGAGCATGGTCGTATTATCATGCGCGGGACTCATGCTGAATTAATGGAGCGCGAGCCACGATACCGCAATCTGTATCATTTGGATCGGCCGATTCGTATTGGTGAATAA
- a CDS encoding DUF1641 domain-containing protein has protein sequence MSEAITETKSEQETVSSNQGGRDIIDQLLTPEVQESLTALVQQLPKLTELVNVMTKSYDFAKSVSSDEILKNDTIGAITEIAGPVKDKVKHIAANVIEAKDRADASQEVIGLFGLLKMLKDPEAQKIFRFFNAYLQVAGERNNQK, from the coding sequence ATGTCAGAAGCGATCACAGAAACGAAGTCTGAGCAAGAGACAGTATCGTCCAATCAAGGTGGACGGGATATTATTGATCAACTGTTAACCCCTGAAGTTCAGGAATCATTGACAGCCCTGGTACAGCAGCTTCCGAAGTTGACCGAGCTTGTTAATGTGATGACGAAATCTTACGATTTTGCTAAATCTGTATCTTCAGACGAGATCCTCAAGAACGATACGATTGGGGCTATCACAGAGATCGCGGGACCGGTTAAGGACAAGGTGAAGCATATCGCTGCCAATGTGATCGAAGCCAAGGATCGTGCAGATGCGAGCCAAGAGGTTATCGGTCTTTTTGGTCTGCTCAAAATGCTTAAGGATCCTGAAGCACAGAAGATCTTCCGTTTCTTTAATGCTTATCTGCAAGTGGCCGGAGAACGTAATAATCAGAAATGA
- the gdhA gene encoding NADP-specific glutamate dehydrogenase: MAIMQEKAEPGLESAKQYVNEVYETVKKRNPGENEFHQAVKEILDSLAPVFAKHEKYRNNAILERIVEPERLITFRVPWIDDQGKVQVNRGFRVQFNSAIGPYKGGLRFHPSVNASIIKFLGFEQIFKNSLTGQPIGGGKGGSDFNPKGKSDNEVMRFTQSFMTELSRYIGPDTDVPAGDIGVGAREIGYMFGQYKRLCGGNEAGVLTGKGLTYGGSLARTEATGYGLVYFTAEMLKSKGESFEGKTVVVSGSGNVAIYAIEKATQFGAKVVACSDSNGYIYDENGIDLETVKRLKEVERKRIKEYTEVHPSAEYVEGCQNIWDIPCDIALPCATQNEIDEAAAEKLVANGVKYVAEGANMPSTLEAIEVYLNNGVYFGPAKAANAGGVAVSALEMAQNSARLAWTFEEVDAKLQNIMKDIYDNSVNAAIEYGHEGNLVVGSNIAGFLKVADTMIAHGVV, translated from the coding sequence ATGGCTATCATGCAAGAGAAAGCTGAGCCAGGATTGGAATCAGCAAAACAGTATGTCAACGAAGTGTATGAAACGGTGAAGAAGCGCAATCCGGGAGAGAATGAATTTCATCAAGCTGTTAAAGAAATTCTTGATTCCTTGGCACCTGTATTTGCAAAGCATGAAAAATACCGCAACAACGCCATTCTCGAGAGAATCGTTGAGCCGGAACGTCTAATCACTTTCCGCGTACCATGGATAGATGACCAAGGCAAAGTTCAAGTTAACCGCGGCTTCCGGGTTCAATTCAATAGTGCTATCGGTCCTTACAAAGGCGGACTTCGCTTCCATCCATCCGTAAATGCCAGCATCATCAAGTTCCTTGGCTTTGAACAAATCTTCAAGAACTCCTTGACTGGCCAACCGATCGGCGGCGGCAAAGGTGGTTCTGACTTCAATCCTAAGGGCAAATCCGATAACGAAGTTATGCGCTTCACGCAAAGCTTCATGACTGAGTTGTCCAGATATATCGGCCCAGATACGGACGTACCAGCTGGTGATATCGGTGTTGGTGCGAGAGAGATCGGCTATATGTTCGGACAATATAAGCGCCTCTGCGGCGGTAATGAAGCTGGCGTCCTGACTGGCAAAGGCTTAACCTATGGCGGCAGCTTGGCTCGTACTGAAGCAACTGGCTATGGCCTTGTCTACTTCACAGCCGAGATGCTGAAGTCCAAGGGTGAGAGCTTTGAAGGCAAGACCGTTGTCGTGTCCGGCTCTGGTAACGTTGCGATCTATGCCATTGAGAAAGCGACTCAGTTCGGTGCCAAGGTCGTAGCCTGCAGCGACTCCAACGGATACATTTATGACGAGAATGGAATTGATCTGGAGACCGTAAAACGTCTTAAAGAAGTGGAAAGAAAACGGATCAAAGAATACACAGAAGTTCATCCTTCCGCTGAATATGTAGAGGGCTGCCAGAATATTTGGGATATCCCTTGTGATATCGCACTTCCTTGCGCCACACAGAATGAAATCGATGAGGCAGCAGCTGAGAAGCTCGTAGCCAACGGCGTTAAGTATGTAGCTGAAGGGGCGAATATGCCTTCTACCCTTGAAGCAATCGAGGTGTATCTGAACAACGGAGTCTACTTCGGACCAGCCAAAGCTGCCAACGCAGGCGGCGTAGCCGTATCCGCGTTGGAGATGGCGCAGAACAGTGCAAGATTGGCTTGGACGTTTGAAGAGGTAGACGCCAAGCTGCAGAATATTATGAAGGACATTTACGACAATAGCGTAAATGCAGCTATAGAGTATGGTCATGAAGGCAACCTTGTAGTCGGCTCTAACATCGCTGGTTTCCTGAAGGTCGCCGACACAATGATCGCCCACGGCGTAGTTTAA
- a CDS encoding X2-like carbohydrate binding domain-containing protein codes for MILLTIILAGASYIEAPLKAQAAADEAYVWNKAVTGGGGGFVPGIIFNSSEPDLIYARTDIGGAYRWNPVDNSWVQLLDWMGFEEWGKTGVDALATDPVDPDRLYLAVGTYTNSWDPHNGSILRSTDRGETWESTSLPFKVGGNMPGRSMGERLVIDPNKNSTLYFGARSGNGLWRSVDYGATWSKVTTFLNPGTYVEDPSNEYQSDIIGLAWIAFDPSTGAANQATQSIYVGVVDKNESVYHSSDGGASWSAVPGQPTGYLPHHGVISDNGHLFISYSNGAGPYDGTKGQVWKMNLSTGIWTNISPVSSTSDDNYYGYGGLAVDAQHPNTIMVATLNSWWPDAIIFRSTDGGSTWTRIWDWNGYPDRTLRYTQDISAAPWLTFGTNPVPPEITPKLGWMIGDLEIDPFNSNRMMYGTGATIYGTSNLTDWDQGKKINLSVMAKGIEETAVIDLISPPSGAHLISGLGDVTGFRHDDLTQAPAKMMTHPNSTTDIDYAELDPSYIVRVGTADKSADPNAKSIGYSRDGGSNWYAGNSEPSGTAGGGKVALSASGDSLVWSTSDKGVFYSKNNGNSWTASTGVPAGAKITSDRVNSNKFYAWSAGKFYSSTNGGASFIQTSATGLPIEGDLDFKAMPGVEGDIWLAGGNATSGIYGLWHSTDSGTTFSKLSNVQEANVIGFGKAAPGGSYMALYTSAKIDGIRGIFRSNDGGASWVRINDDQHQYASTNSAITGDPRIYGRVYIGTNGLGIVYGDALSEPNPGVNPAISPTTAVFDKKLGNQANIPVSMTLNGNTLSKITNGTVALVQGTNYTVSGSTITILSSYLAAQPLGTVNLTFQFSAGATKVLSVNVIDTTSTTSGNIQVQMYNSSVISNVNTISPRIKLTNTSTNAINLSDVKLRYYYTIDGEKPQNFFCDWSQVGSSNVTGSFVKMTTAKPGADYYAEFGFTSGAGSLATGQSIDLQIRLSKSDWTNYNQSDDYSFNPAASAYQDSPKLTGYIRGQLVWGVEP; via the coding sequence ATTATACTGCTTACTATCATCTTAGCGGGAGCTTCCTATATTGAAGCACCCTTGAAAGCACAAGCCGCAGCTGACGAGGCCTATGTGTGGAATAAGGCTGTGACTGGGGGAGGCGGCGGATTTGTCCCTGGTATCATCTTTAATTCATCCGAACCTGATCTGATCTACGCCAGAACGGATATCGGGGGCGCCTATCGCTGGAATCCGGTCGATAATAGCTGGGTCCAGCTGTTGGATTGGATGGGCTTCGAGGAATGGGGCAAGACTGGCGTCGACGCCCTGGCCACAGACCCAGTTGACCCGGACCGCCTCTATTTAGCCGTAGGAACCTATACGAATAGCTGGGATCCTCACAACGGCAGCATATTACGTTCTACCGACCGTGGTGAGACATGGGAAAGCACAAGCTTACCCTTCAAGGTTGGCGGCAATATGCCTGGACGTTCGATGGGAGAGCGGCTCGTCATTGACCCAAATAAGAACAGCACTCTCTATTTCGGTGCAAGAAGCGGCAATGGACTATGGCGAAGCGTCGATTACGGAGCTACATGGAGCAAAGTGACCACCTTCCTGAATCCTGGGACCTATGTCGAGGATCCCAGCAACGAATATCAGAGCGACATCATTGGTCTTGCCTGGATTGCCTTTGATCCTTCCACCGGAGCTGCCAACCAGGCAACCCAGAGCATCTATGTTGGGGTCGTCGACAAAAATGAAAGCGTATACCACAGCTCTGACGGTGGTGCTTCATGGTCAGCTGTACCCGGACAGCCTACAGGCTATCTCCCCCACCATGGTGTCATTTCAGATAATGGGCATTTATTCATTTCTTACAGCAATGGAGCAGGACCCTATGACGGGACTAAAGGGCAGGTCTGGAAGATGAACCTCTCAACGGGAATCTGGACTAATATTAGTCCAGTGTCAAGCACTAGCGATGATAACTACTATGGGTACGGTGGGCTGGCTGTCGATGCTCAACACCCAAATACAATTATGGTGGCTACACTGAATTCCTGGTGGCCGGATGCGATCATCTTCCGCAGCACTGATGGCGGTTCGACTTGGACCCGGATTTGGGACTGGAACGGTTATCCGGACCGCACACTTAGATACACACAGGATATATCTGCCGCTCCTTGGCTGACTTTTGGCACGAATCCGGTACCACCTGAGATTACACCAAAATTGGGCTGGATGATCGGTGATCTAGAGATCGACCCGTTCAATTCCAATCGGATGATGTACGGAACAGGAGCTACCATCTACGGCACGAGCAACCTGACCGATTGGGATCAAGGGAAGAAGATTAATCTGAGCGTCATGGCCAAGGGAATCGAGGAAACAGCTGTCATCGATTTAATTAGCCCTCCTTCTGGGGCCCATTTGATTAGCGGGCTTGGCGACGTTACCGGGTTTCGACATGATGATCTGACACAAGCCCCGGCCAAAATGATGACCCACCCGAACAGCACAACCGACATTGATTACGCCGAGCTTGATCCAAGCTATATCGTACGCGTAGGCACTGCCGATAAATCGGCAGACCCGAACGCCAAATCCATTGGCTATTCCCGGGACGGTGGAAGCAACTGGTATGCAGGTAACAGTGAGCCATCTGGAACGGCTGGAGGAGGAAAGGTCGCTCTGTCGGCCAGCGGTGACTCTCTCGTCTGGAGTACTTCCGATAAAGGTGTGTTTTACTCTAAAAATAACGGCAACTCCTGGACGGCAAGCACTGGGGTACCTGCAGGCGCCAAGATCACTTCCGACCGTGTAAATTCGAACAAATTCTACGCTTGGTCAGCCGGGAAATTCTATAGCAGCACAAACGGCGGTGCTTCCTTCATTCAGACTTCCGCCACCGGGCTTCCTATAGAAGGGGATTTAGACTTCAAGGCCATGCCGGGAGTAGAAGGTGACATTTGGCTGGCTGGAGGCAATGCGACGAGCGGAATCTACGGTTTGTGGCATTCAACCGATTCCGGCACAACTTTCTCCAAGCTCTCTAATGTACAAGAAGCCAATGTTATCGGCTTCGGCAAGGCCGCGCCTGGAGGCAGCTACATGGCGCTGTACACCAGCGCCAAAATCGATGGAATACGCGGCATCTTCCGCTCCAATGACGGCGGAGCAAGCTGGGTCAGAATTAATGATGATCAGCACCAATATGCATCCACTAACTCGGCCATCACTGGAGATCCAAGAATTTATGGCCGCGTCTATATCGGAACTAATGGACTGGGTATCGTATACGGTGATGCTCTGAGTGAGCCGAATCCAGGCGTAAATCCAGCAATTTCACCAACGACGGCCGTCTTTGACAAGAAGCTTGGAAATCAAGCTAACATTCCAGTATCGATGACTTTAAACGGCAACACGCTTAGCAAGATAACGAACGGAACGGTTGCTCTCGTCCAAGGAACGAATTATACCGTCTCGGGATCTACTATTACAATCCTTAGCAGTTATCTTGCCGCACAGCCACTCGGTACGGTTAATTTGACCTTCCAGTTCAGTGCGGGAGCCACAAAGGTTCTTAGTGTTAATGTCATTGATACCACTTCAACTACTAGTGGCAATATCCAGGTGCAAATGTATAACAGCTCGGTTATTTCCAACGTGAATACGATCAGTCCAAGAATCAAATTGACCAATACCAGTACTAATGCAATTAATCTGTCCGACGTTAAGCTTCGCTACTACTACACCATTGATGGAGAGAAGCCGCAGAACTTCTTCTGCGACTGGTCCCAGGTCGGGAGCAGCAATGTCACTGGCAGCTTTGTGAAGATGACGACCGCTAAACCAGGCGCTGACTATTATGCCGAATTCGGGTTCACCAGCGGAGCTGGCAGCCTCGCCACCGGTCAAAGCATCGACCTGCAGATCCGTCTCTCCAAATCGGACTGGACGAATTATAATCAAAGCGATGATTACTCCTTCAATCCAGCAGCATCCGCTTATCAAGACAGCCCGAAGCTCACTGGATACATCCGTGGACAGCTTGTCTGGGGAGTAGAGCCGTAA
- the cydD gene encoding thiol reductant ABC exporter subunit CydD yields the protein MGKGLMKFKGIKPVLCLMAGLTFIQTIAIILQAKWLAEAVSALFAGAKLQEQAGTVGLFLFAFLVRQLCGLAEQKLAFRFAEQTGSALRERVLSKLFELGPRFAGREGTGNLVTLILEGVAKFRKYLELFLPRMLATGVTPILILAYVFTLDVTSGVILTVTMPILIIFMILIGLAARKQMDRQWESYRMLSNHFVDSLRGLETLKFLGRSRTHIESIDRVSNSYRSATMRTLRVAFLSSFALDFFTMLSVASVAVSLGLRLIDGRMTLLTGLTVLILAPEYFLPVRMVGADYHATLDGKEAGEAMESIINEAEKESAKAAVVPADADFSWKPESKLVLHTVGMKHEEAGRASLEDVNLTFSGIEKIGIIGESGAGKSTLIDVLGGFLRPTSGTFELNGHTLGDLSASGWRDLITYIPQKPYIFSSSLADNIRFNRPEASMEEVANAAKAAGLESLIDSLPLGLDEPIGGGGRPLSGGQEQRVALARALLSERPIILLDEPTAHLDIETEYELKETMLPLFEHKLVILATHRLHWMQDMDRVVVMGQGHVAEYGTPEQLIEGKGAFYHLMVSQQEGYDEG from the coding sequence ATGGGTAAGGGACTAATGAAGTTCAAAGGAATCAAGCCGGTCTTATGCTTAATGGCCGGCTTGACCTTTATTCAGACGATAGCGATTATATTGCAGGCAAAATGGCTTGCGGAAGCGGTATCCGCTCTGTTTGCCGGCGCCAAGCTACAGGAACAGGCCGGAACAGTTGGCTTGTTCCTGTTTGCTTTTCTTGTGCGGCAGCTATGTGGACTGGCGGAGCAGAAGCTTGCCTTCCGATTCGCCGAGCAGACGGGGAGCGCTCTTCGGGAGCGCGTGCTGTCCAAGCTGTTCGAGCTTGGGCCTAGGTTCGCCGGCCGTGAAGGGACAGGCAACTTGGTAACGCTGATTCTTGAGGGAGTAGCCAAGTTCCGCAAATATTTGGAGCTGTTCCTGCCGCGGATGCTGGCTACAGGAGTTACACCGATTCTGATTCTAGCCTATGTATTTACACTGGATGTGACCTCCGGGGTTATCCTGACTGTGACGATGCCGATCCTGATCATCTTTATGATTCTGATCGGGCTTGCGGCTCGTAAACAGATGGATCGTCAATGGGAGTCGTACCGGATGTTATCGAATCACTTCGTAGATTCGTTGCGCGGATTGGAGACGCTTAAGTTCCTTGGGCGCAGCCGGACACATATCGAATCGATAGACCGGGTCAGCAACTCTTATCGTTCGGCCACAATGCGGACGCTTCGCGTTGCGTTTCTGTCTTCTTTCGCGCTCGATTTCTTCACGATGTTGTCGGTGGCTTCGGTTGCCGTCAGCCTTGGCTTAAGGCTTATTGATGGACGAATGACATTGCTTACTGGTTTGACGGTGCTGATTCTAGCTCCGGAATATTTCCTGCCGGTGCGCATGGTCGGTGCGGATTATCATGCGACGCTTGACGGCAAGGAAGCTGGAGAAGCAATGGAGAGTATTATTAATGAAGCAGAGAAGGAATCTGCTAAAGCAGCGGTTGTTCCTGCCGATGCTGATTTTAGCTGGAAGCCGGAGAGCAAGCTGGTGCTTCATACGGTTGGCATGAAGCATGAAGAAGCAGGGCGCGCATCTCTGGAGGATGTGAACCTGACATTTAGCGGCATTGAAAAGATAGGAATCATCGGCGAGAGCGGAGCTGGCAAGTCAACACTGATCGATGTGCTGGGCGGATTCCTGCGTCCTACTTCCGGGACTTTTGAGCTTAATGGTCATACATTAGGTGATCTTAGCGCCTCCGGGTGGAGGGATCTGATCACGTATATTCCGCAGAAGCCGTATATATTCAGCAGTAGCTTGGCGGATAATATCCGCTTCAACAGGCCGGAAGCTTCCATGGAGGAAGTGGCAAACGCGGCGAAGGCTGCTGGGTTGGAGAGCTTGATTGATAGTCTGCCGCTTGGGCTTGACGAGCCAATCGGCGGCGGGGGAAGGCCACTTAGCGGCGGACAGGAGCAGCGCGTAGCATTGGCCCGGGCTTTGCTTAGCGAGCGGCCGATTATTTTGCTTGATGAGCCAACAGCGCATCTAGATATCGAGACGGAATATGAACTGAAGGAGACGATGCTCCCTCTGTTTGAACATAAATTGGTCATTTTGGCCACACATCGCCTGCACTGGATGCAGGATATGGACCGAGTTGTCGTTATGGGGCAGGGTCATGTGGCAGAGTACGGCACACCAGAACAGTTAATAGAAGGCAAGGGAGCTTTCTATCACCTGATGGTTTCACAGCAGGAGGGATATGATGAAGGATAA
- a CDS encoding LysR family transcriptional regulator yields the protein MELRQIQYFIEVAKLEHVTEASYVLHVSQSAVSRQIFKLESELGVDLFIHEGRKVKLTPIGRLFLSHMEQLMKVIDNAQQEINEFLDPERGTVRIGFPSSLAAQMIPKVVSAFRERYPAVHFQLQHGSYKELVESVIQGDMNLAIMGPVPQHEPQIKSEILFQEKFVAMMPANHRLAEKNAIRLSELKDDYFVLFPEGFILREIVVDACSKLGFKPKVAFEGDDLDAIKGLVGAGMGLTILPEIALNEHLASTIITLPVVEPVVTRDVGVIIPANRELPPTEKLFYEFLKNNSDMFGFDSSFDQK from the coding sequence TTGGAACTGAGACAGATTCAATATTTCATTGAGGTAGCGAAGCTTGAACATGTTACAGAAGCGTCTTATGTGCTGCATGTATCACAGTCTGCGGTAAGCCGGCAAATCTTCAAGCTGGAATCGGAATTGGGAGTTGATCTGTTCATCCATGAGGGACGCAAAGTGAAGCTGACGCCGATCGGACGGCTATTTCTGTCCCATATGGAACAATTAATGAAGGTCATTGACAATGCCCAGCAGGAGATTAACGAATTCCTGGATCCGGAACGCGGTACGGTTCGCATCGGATTTCCCAGTAGTTTAGCGGCGCAGATGATTCCGAAGGTTGTCTCGGCCTTCCGTGAACGCTATCCTGCAGTTCATTTCCAATTGCAACATGGTTCCTACAAGGAGCTTGTGGAGTCGGTGATTCAGGGCGACATGAATCTGGCGATTATGGGGCCTGTACCACAGCATGAGCCGCAGATTAAGAGCGAGATTCTATTTCAGGAGAAATTTGTGGCTATGATGCCGGCAAATCATCGATTGGCCGAGAAAAACGCTATTCGTCTTAGTGAATTGAAGGACGATTACTTTGTACTGTTCCCGGAAGGATTCATTCTAAGAGAGATTGTGGTGGATGCTTGCTCGAAGTTGGGCTTCAAGCCGAAAGTTGCTTTTGAGGGTGATGACCTCGATGCGATCAAGGGCTTGGTAGGGGCGGGGATGGGACTGACCATTCTACCGGAGATCGCTTTGAACGAGCATCTCGCCTCCACGATTATTACTTTACCGGTCGTTGAACCCGTCGTTACAAGGGATGTCGGGGTCATTATTCCTGCTAATCGTGAGCTGCCGCCGACAGAGAAGCTGTTCTATGAGTTTCTGAAGAATAATTCGGATATGTTCGGATTCGATAGCAGTTTTGATCAGAAATAA
- a CDS encoding NAD(P)/FAD-dependent oxidoreductase, whose amino-acid sequence MSKHIVILGAGYGGVLSALTVRKYLQKSEARITVINQFPTHQIITELHRLAAGNISERAVALPLEKVFKGKDIDLRIAKVDKFSVDNKEVKLSDGTTLSYDALVVGLGSVTAYFGIPGLDKYSMVLKSAEDANRIHRHIEGKIAEYAKTNNEADATILIGGGGLTGVELVGEIADGIPALAKKYGVDPKKINLFLVEAGPKILPVLPDVLIQRATASLEARGVKFLTGLPVTNVEGNVIDLKDGSKITANTFVWTGGVQGNPLVGESGLEVNRGRATVNEFLQSTSHPDVFVVGDSAVSFGPDGRPYAPTAQNAWQMGELVGYNLYATIIGKHLEEFHPVNSGTLASLGRKDAVATIGGNNTELRGLPATLMKEASNMRYLAHIKSLDALAY is encoded by the coding sequence ATGTCAAAACATATTGTCATCTTAGGTGCCGGTTATGGCGGTGTTCTTAGCGCTTTGACCGTTCGCAAATATTTGCAAAAATCAGAAGCACGGATCACTGTAATCAATCAGTTCCCTACTCATCAGATTATTACTGAGTTGCATCGTCTGGCAGCAGGTAATATCTCTGAACGCGCAGTTGCATTGCCTTTGGAGAAGGTATTCAAAGGCAAAGATATCGATCTTCGCATCGCCAAGGTTGATAAATTCTCCGTAGACAATAAAGAAGTGAAGCTGTCTGACGGAACTACACTGAGCTATGATGCACTTGTAGTTGGTCTGGGCAGTGTGACCGCTTATTTCGGAATTCCTGGGCTGGATAAGTACAGCATGGTATTGAAATCTGCGGAAGATGCCAACCGTATTCACCGTCATATCGAAGGTAAGATTGCGGAATACGCGAAGACGAATAACGAAGCTGATGCAACGATTCTGATCGGTGGCGGCGGTCTGACTGGTGTTGAACTGGTTGGCGAGATTGCTGATGGAATCCCTGCACTTGCTAAGAAATACGGAGTTGATCCGAAGAAGATCAATCTGTTCCTCGTTGAGGCAGGTCCTAAGATCCTTCCGGTATTGCCTGATGTACTGATCCAGCGCGCTACAGCTAGCCTCGAAGCACGCGGCGTGAAGTTCCTTACTGGCCTTCCTGTTACCAATGTAGAAGGCAATGTGATCGACCTGAAAGACGGTTCGAAGATTACTGCCAACACCTTTGTATGGACTGGCGGAGTTCAAGGCAACCCACTCGTAGGAGAATCGGGACTTGAAGTGAACCGTGGCCGCGCTACCGTCAATGAATTCTTGCAATCCACTTCCCATCCAGATGTATTTGTCGTTGGCGACAGTGCTGTAAGCTTTGGCCCTGATGGACGTCCATATGCTCCTACAGCTCAGAATGCATGGCAAATGGGCGAATTGGTTGGCTACAACCTCTATGCGACAATTATCGGCAAGCATCTTGAAGAATTCCATCCAGTGAACTCCGGTACGCTGGCTAGCTTGGGTCGTAAGGATGCTGTTGCTACGATCGGCGGCAACAACACCGAGCTGCGCGGATTACCGGCTACCTTGATGAAGGAAGCCAGTAACATGCGTTACTTGGCTCACATTAAATCTCTGGATGCTTTGGCTTATTAA